Proteins encoded by one window of Clostridium bornimense:
- a CDS encoding arginine repressor — translation MKVSRHSKILELINSRDIETQEELAEILKKSGFDVTQATVSRDIKELKLIKIMGNEGKYKYATISPNEGFLSDKLLNILAHTVISVERVNNFVVVKTITGSAGAAAEALDSINIDGVAGTIAGDNTIFVMLRDKEKAEDMIFKIKKIINAQEE, via the coding sequence ATGAAGGTTTCAAGACACTCTAAAATTTTAGAACTTATAAATTCTAGGGATATAGAAACACAAGAAGAATTAGCGGAGATATTGAAAAAAAGTGGTTTCGATGTAACGCAGGCAACAGTGTCAAGAGATATAAAAGAGTTAAAGCTTATTAAAATTATGGGAAATGAAGGAAAATATAAGTATGCAACAATTTCTCCTAACGAAGGATTCTTATCTGATAAATTACTAAATATATTAGCACATACAGTTATTTCAGTGGAAAGAGTTAATAACTTTGTTGTAGTTAAAACTATCACAGGTTCTGCAGGAGCAGCGGCAGAAGCGTTAGATTCAATTAATATAGATGGTGTTGCTGGTACTATAGCAGGAGATAATACTATTTTTGTTATGCTAAGAGATAAGGAAAAAGCTGAAGATATGATTTTTAAGATAAAGAAAATAATTAATGCTCAGGAGGAATAA
- the ilvN gene encoding acetolactate synthase small subunit — protein sequence MKKYVLLAIVEDNPGVLTRVCQLFTRRSFNLDSVTAGKTEKEGFSRLTLITTAENDYVVDQICKQMSKLEEVKKVKALEEDMIICKEIAMIKIKCDNNKKTEIVNIANIFKGTIVDVSKETVTVEMTADVEKLNAFIELVKEDIVELVSSGYIAMERGSLVL from the coding sequence ATGAAAAAATATGTATTATTAGCTATAGTGGAGGATAATCCTGGAGTACTAACACGTGTTTGTCAGTTGTTTACTAGGAGAAGTTTTAACTTAGATAGCGTTACTGCAGGCAAAACTGAGAAAGAAGGATTTTCTAGATTAACATTAATTACAACTGCTGAGAATGATTATGTTGTAGATCAAATTTGCAAACAAATGTCAAAATTAGAAGAGGTAAAAAAAGTAAAAGCTTTAGAAGAAGATATGATTATATGTAAAGAGATTGCAATGATTAAGATAAAGTGTGATAATAATAAGAAAACAGAAATTGTTAATATAGCAAATATTTTTAAGGGTACAATTGTAGATGTTTCTAAGGAAACTGTAACAGTTGAAATGACTGCAGATGTTGAAAAGTTAAATGCATTTATTGAATTAGTTAAAGAAGATATAGTTGAACTTGTTTCTAGTGGATATATAGCTATGGAGCGAGGAAGTCTTGTCTTATAA
- the spoIVB gene encoding SpoIVB peptidase, whose amino-acid sequence MRKLYSKNFLLRNILILFFIFIFAFGNSPLIIFGKNLDRTYLVNKEDDKYDAVYLGGYPIGIKLKTKGFIVISLSEIENYEKEPYSPASEGGIKVGDNIISINEIELKNSNDITEIVNKTKGDTIKIKLIRDNVELVKEVRPVKCVDNNYKLGLWIRDSTAGVGTLTFYDKKSNIFGALGHGIIDSDTNIIMPIEKGDILSAEIKSIKRGEKGNPGELRGIFVNESHIRGEIKKNSLNGVFGISKESLENIKFNEPIKVAKISEIKEGDAQILTTVDAEGPKYYNIRIEKVLDNASTSSKNMLIIVTDEELLAKTGGIVQGMSGSPIIQDGKLVGAVNHVLVNNPCAGYGIFIETMLNELNKGIK is encoded by the coding sequence TTGCGAAAATTATATTCAAAAAATTTTTTATTGCGTAATATATTGATACTGTTTTTTATTTTTATATTTGCTTTTGGAAATTCGCCTCTAATAATATTTGGAAAAAACCTAGATAGAACATATTTAGTTAATAAAGAAGATGATAAATATGATGCTGTTTATTTAGGTGGATATCCTATAGGAATTAAACTAAAGACTAAAGGCTTTATAGTAATATCTCTTAGTGAAATAGAAAATTATGAGAAAGAGCCTTATTCACCGGCTAGTGAAGGTGGAATAAAAGTAGGGGACAATATAATTTCAATAAATGAAATAGAACTAAAAAATTCAAATGATATTACAGAAATAGTTAATAAAACTAAAGGAGATACAATAAAAATTAAATTAATACGAGATAACGTAGAATTAGTTAAAGAAGTTAGACCTGTAAAATGTGTAGATAATAATTATAAGCTGGGATTGTGGATTAGAGATTCTACAGCAGGTGTGGGAACGCTGACTTTTTATGATAAGAAAAGTAACATATTTGGTGCATTAGGTCATGGAATTATAGATAGTGACACTAATATTATTATGCCAATTGAAAAAGGAGATATTTTATCTGCAGAAATAAAATCTATAAAACGTGGAGAAAAAGGAAATCCAGGAGAATTAAGAGGAATATTTGTAAATGAATCACATATAAGAGGAGAAATTAAAAAGAATAGCTTAAATGGTGTTTTTGGTATATCTAAAGAATCATTAGAAAATATAAAATTTAATGAACCTATAAAGGTTGCAAAAATTAGTGAAATTAAAGAAGGAGATGCACAAATTTTAACTACAGTAGATGCTGAGGGACCTAAATATTATAATATAAGAATTGAAAAGGTTTTAGATAATGCTAGTACATCATCTAAAAATATGTTGATAATAGTAACTGATGAAGAATTATTAGCGAAAACTGGAGGTATTGTCCAAGGAATGAGTGGTAGCCCAATTATACAGGATGGTAAATTAGTTGGGGCTGTTAATCATGTATTGGTAAATAATCCATGTGCAGGATATGGGATTTTTATAGAAACTATGTTAAATGAATTGAATAAAGGAATAAAATAG
- a CDS encoding polyprenyl synthetase family protein, with amino-acid sequence MSIGEYKKCIDRELKLYFEDKIKYSEEEKIIYEAMAYSTNIGGKRIRPILFMATHNIFSNSEVPMGIPCAIEMIHTYSLIHDDLPDMDNDDLRRGKPTNHKVFGNAMAILAGDGLLNEAFNIAFQYVVDHPHHAKALKYLCNSSGVDGMISGQVIDILNENKTVSLKELEKMHRLKTGALIKASIVSGAIIGGATEEEIVLLEQYGDALGLAFQVIDDILDVTGNEDKIGKKVGSDATNNKSTFVSVIGLEESKVYAEKLTLKCYDILENIDKNTDELYEITRYLLNREE; translated from the coding sequence ATGAGTATTGGAGAATATAAGAAATGTATAGATAGGGAATTGAAGCTTTATTTTGAAGATAAGATAAAATATAGTGAAGAAGAAAAAATCATATACGAGGCAATGGCATACTCTACAAATATTGGAGGAAAAAGAATAAGACCAATATTATTTATGGCTACACATAATATATTTTCAAATAGTGAAGTTCCAATGGGTATACCTTGTGCCATTGAAATGATTCATACTTATTCTTTAATTCATGATGATTTGCCAGATATGGATAATGATGATTTGAGAAGAGGAAAGCCTACAAATCATAAAGTTTTTGGTAATGCTATGGCCATATTAGCTGGAGATGGGCTATTGAATGAAGCATTTAATATTGCATTTCAATATGTAGTAGATCATCCACATCATGCTAAAGCATTAAAATATTTATGTAACTCGTCTGGTGTTGATGGTATGATTAGTGGACAAGTGATTGACATTTTAAATGAAAATAAGACAGTGTCTCTAAAAGAATTAGAAAAGATGCATAGATTAAAAACAGGAGCTTTAATTAAAGCATCAATAGTCTCAGGAGCAATTATAGGTGGAGCTACTGAGGAAGAAATTGTACTTTTAGAGCAGTATGGTGATGCTTTAGGTTTAGCTTTTCAGGTAATAGATGACATTTTAGATGTTACAGGTAATGAAGATAAAATAGGTAAAAAAGTTGGATCTGATGCCACAAATAATAAGAGTACATTTGTTAGTGTTATCGGACTTGAAGAATCTAAAGTTTATGCAGAGAAACTTACTTTAAAATGTTATGATATTTTAGAAAATATAGACAAGAACACAGATGAACTATATGAAATTACTAGATATCTTTTAAATAGAGAGGAATAA
- the recN gene encoding DNA repair protein RecN, with protein MLVQLNISNFALIDNLSINFEKGFNVLTGETGTGKSILIDAISYILGGKYNRGIIRNGEERVFVEGVFEISNTKSIKILEKLNIPVEESIIISRETLSEGRSVAKVNNRTVTLSQLRELGETILNIHGQHENISLLNTNLHINYLDDFGDDEFQNALKTYHSEFDKFKGLKKKLEELENSDDGSEKMKDFISYQIDEIEKAKLKIGEDLELEEKVTLLSNSENMTKIFLSVNNILKESSEERLSVLDSLNIVVRELRSLGNCSEELNKIISSIEDSYYSIQDNSSAIRDMKDSLVYDEDELNYLNGRLFLIDSLKRKYGETIEEIIATKDQLEKQYYDICNKDEIIDKIKKEIEEQHSLLIKLSEDISKTRNNLARSLEDSIHQQLKELGLEKARFSIEVLFDEKYLNNKGCNKVTFKISTNPGEPLYSIDKVVSGGELSRIMLALKVVFTNKDKIPTIIFDEIDIGISGSIASAVAKKMFYVSLDTQVFVVTHLPQIAVMSDNHFVVTKEVKNEKTYSYVNRLKEEEKVNEIARMIGGSDLTKLTIENARELVKLANDMKSEIKKE; from the coding sequence ATGCTTGTTCAACTTAATATAAGTAATTTTGCTTTAATAGATAATTTATCTATCAATTTTGAAAAAGGGTTTAATGTTCTTACAGGAGAAACTGGTACGGGAAAATCAATTCTTATAGATGCTATCAGTTACATACTTGGAGGAAAGTATAATCGTGGTATTATTAGAAATGGAGAAGAAAGAGTATTTGTAGAAGGTGTTTTTGAAATTTCAAATACTAAAAGCATTAAGATATTAGAAAAGCTTAACATACCTGTTGAAGAAAGTATAATTATTAGCAGGGAGACTTTAAGTGAAGGAAGAAGTGTAGCAAAAGTAAATAATAGAACTGTGACATTGAGCCAACTTAGAGAACTGGGAGAAACTATTTTAAATATACATGGTCAACATGAAAATATAAGTCTTTTGAATACAAATTTACATATAAATTATCTTGATGATTTTGGAGATGATGAATTTCAGAATGCACTAAAAACATATCATAGTGAGTTTGATAAATTTAAAGGACTAAAGAAAAAGTTGGAAGAACTTGAGAATTCAGATGATGGTTCTGAAAAAATGAAAGATTTTATTAGTTATCAAATTGATGAGATAGAAAAAGCAAAGTTAAAGATAGGTGAAGATTTAGAGTTAGAAGAAAAAGTTACTTTGTTATCAAATTCAGAAAATATGACTAAAATCTTCTTAAGTGTAAATAATATATTAAAGGAATCATCAGAGGAAAGATTATCAGTATTGGATTCTTTAAATATTGTAGTAAGAGAATTAAGAAGTCTTGGTAATTGTAGCGAAGAATTAAATAAAATAATATCGTCTATTGAAGATTCATATTACTCAATTCAAGATAATTCTAGTGCTATAAGAGATATGAAAGATTCATTAGTTTATGATGAAGATGAGTTAAATTATTTAAATGGTAGATTATTTTTAATAGATTCATTAAAGAGAAAGTATGGGGAAACTATTGAAGAAATTATCGCAACTAAAGACCAATTAGAGAAACAATATTATGATATATGTAATAAGGATGAGATTATTGATAAAATAAAAAAAGAAATAGAAGAACAGCATAGTTTATTGATTAAGTTATCTGAAGATATATCTAAAACTAGAAATAATCTTGCAAGATCATTAGAAGATAGTATTCATCAGCAGTTAAAGGAACTAGGCTTAGAAAAGGCTAGATTTTCTATAGAAGTTTTATTTGATGAAAAATATCTTAATAACAAAGGCTGTAATAAGGTTACATTTAAGATTAGTACAAATCCAGGTGAGCCATTATATTCAATAGATAAGGTAGTATCTGGAGGAGAACTCTCAAGAATAATGTTAGCATTAAAAGTGGTTTTCACAAATAAAGATAAAATACCAACAATAATTTTTGATGAAATAGATATAGGAATAAGTGGAAGTATAGCATCAGCTGTTGCTAAGAAAATGTTTTATGTTTCTTTAGATACACAGGTATTTGTTGTGACTCATTTGCCACAAATAGCAGTGATGTCAGATAATCATTTTGTTGTAACGAAAGAAGTTAAAAATGAAAAGACTTATTCATATGTAAATAGATTAAAAGAAGAAGAAAAAGTAAATGAGATAGCAAGAATGATTGGTGGAAGTGATTTAACTAAACTTACTATAGAAAATGCAAGAGAATTAGTAAAGCTTGCTAATGATATGAAAAGTGAAATTAAGAAGGAATAA
- the spo0A gene encoding sporulation transcription factor Spo0A, which produces MDNQKINVLIADDNKEFCNILNDYLLNQRDMVVVGVAKDGLEALDMIEAKKPDLVILDIIMPHLDGLGVLEKLMLTESEDKPRVIVLSAVGQERITQRSIALGADYYVVKPFDMDVFVKRIRDMFNNNVVTNENKKSVEVYSEPVVQKVTENKPVDLETEITSIIHEIGVPAHIKGYMYLREAISMVVNNVELLSAVTKELYPSIAKKYNTTASRVERAIRHAIEVAWSRGQIDTINKLFGYTINNGKGKPTNSEFIAMIADKLRLKNKVG; this is translated from the coding sequence ATGGATAATCAAAAAATTAACGTACTAATTGCCGACGATAATAAAGAGTTCTGTAATATCTTGAATGATTATTTACTTAATCAGAGAGATATGGTGGTTGTCGGCGTTGCTAAAGATGGATTAGAGGCTTTAGATATGATTGAAGCTAAAAAGCCAGATTTGGTGATTCTTGACATAATAATGCCACATTTAGACGGTTTAGGTGTACTTGAAAAACTTATGTTAACAGAATCTGAAGATAAGCCAAGAGTTATTGTATTGTCAGCAGTAGGTCAAGAAAGAATAACTCAAAGATCAATTGCATTGGGTGCAGATTACTATGTAGTAAAACCATTTGATATGGATGTATTTGTTAAAAGAATAAGAGATATGTTCAATAATAATGTTGTTACAAATGAAAATAAAAAATCTGTAGAAGTATATTCTGAGCCTGTAGTTCAAAAAGTGACAGAAAATAAACCGGTAGATTTAGAAACAGAAATTACATCAATAATACATGAAATAGGAGTACCAGCGCATATAAAAGGTTATATGTATTTAAGAGAAGCTATTTCAATGGTAGTTAATAATGTAGAATTATTATCTGCAGTTACAAAAGAGCTATACCCTTCTATAGCTAAAAAATATAATACAACAGCCTCTAGAGTTGAAAGAGCAATTCGTCATGCAATTGAAGTTGCATGGAGCAGAGGACAAATAGACACAATAAATAAATTATTTGGGTATACTATAAACAATGGTAAAGGTAAACCAACAAATAGTGAATTTATTGCTATGATAGCCGACAAATTAAGACTAAAAAATAAAGTAGGTTAA
- the dxs gene encoding 1-deoxy-D-xylulose-5-phosphate synthase: MYEIIDSYKDVNDIKNMSEEEIKNFSDEIRKFLINKVSNTGGHLSSNLGVVELTLALYKVFDFNNDKIIWDVGHQAYVHKILTGRAKNFDTLRKYNGMSGFPKKNESKYDFFETGHSSTSISAAVGMARSRDIKKENHEVIAVIGDGALTGGMAFEALNDIGFNKSKIIVVLNDNGISIAENVGGLSMHLAKLRGDKKYNKLKKEIKSFSRSSIGKTMNKSMKYLKDSIKKILLPSSLFEDMGFKYFGPIDGHNIKELTKILENAKNIDAPVLIHVKTTKGKGYDYAEENPYKFHGIGPFNLENGEVEDKSGKITYSKVFGDTIIDMAREEKNIVAITAAMPDGCALTSYSKEFPDRFFDVGIAEQHAVTMAAGMASTGIKPYFAVYSTFLQRGYDQVLHDVCIQNLPVVFAIDRSGIVGNDGETHQGIFDLSYLSMIPNITIMSPKCTEELKNMLYYSKNFNGPLAIRYPRGGDVFTEGFKVQKEFTFGKWEIITEGENIAIIAVGKMVQFANEAVMKLKEEGINITLINAVFVKPLDYTLLDEIKKHYKVVITVEDNVIAGGFGSYVNQYINSSEISIKNLGYPDEFVPHGDIDTLYKLYKLDSEGIYNKIKEEM; the protein is encoded by the coding sequence ATGTATGAAATTATTGATTCATATAAAGATGTAAATGATATAAAAAATATGTCAGAGGAAGAAATAAAAAACTTTTCCGATGAAATAAGAAAATTTTTGATAAACAAGGTGTCAAATACTGGAGGGCATCTTTCTTCTAATTTAGGAGTAGTAGAATTGACATTAGCTTTATATAAAGTTTTTGATTTTAATAATGATAAAATTATTTGGGATGTAGGGCATCAAGCATATGTGCATAAGATTCTTACTGGAAGAGCAAAGAATTTTGATACACTTAGAAAATATAATGGTATGAGTGGATTTCCTAAAAAAAATGAAAGTAAATATGATTTTTTTGAAACAGGACATTCTTCTACATCTATATCTGCAGCGGTTGGGATGGCTAGAAGTAGAGATATTAAAAAGGAAAATCATGAAGTTATAGCAGTGATTGGTGATGGTGCTCTTACAGGGGGTATGGCCTTTGAAGCATTGAATGATATTGGCTTTAACAAGTCTAAAATCATTGTAGTTTTAAATGATAATGGAATATCTATCGCTGAAAATGTTGGTGGATTATCTATGCATTTAGCAAAACTTAGGGGAGATAAAAAATATAATAAATTAAAGAAAGAAATAAAAAGTTTTTCCAGAAGTAGTATAGGAAAAACTATGAATAAGTCAATGAAATATTTAAAAGACTCTATAAAAAAGATATTACTTCCAAGTTCATTATTTGAAGACATGGGTTTTAAATATTTTGGACCGATTGATGGACATAATATTAAAGAGTTGACAAAGATATTGGAAAATGCAAAGAATATAGATGCACCGGTATTAATTCATGTGAAAACAACAAAAGGTAAGGGCTATGATTATGCTGAAGAAAATCCCTATAAATTTCATGGAATTGGGCCTTTTAACTTAGAAAATGGAGAAGTAGAAGATAAGAGTGGTAAGATTACATACTCTAAAGTTTTTGGAGATACAATAATAGATATGGCACGAGAAGAAAAAAATATAGTGGCGATAACAGCTGCTATGCCAGATGGCTGTGCTTTAACTAGTTATTCTAAGGAATTTCCTGATAGATTTTTTGATGTTGGTATTGCTGAACAACATGCAGTTACTATGGCTGCTGGAATGGCTAGTACTGGAATTAAACCATATTTTGCAGTATATTCAACTTTCCTTCAAAGAGGATATGATCAGGTACTTCACGATGTATGCATCCAAAATCTTCCTGTTGTATTTGCTATAGATAGAAGTGGTATTGTTGGAAATGATGGTGAGACGCATCAAGGTATATTTGATTTATCTTACTTATCAATGATTCCTAATATAACAATAATGAGTCCTAAATGTACAGAAGAGCTTAAAAATATGTTATACTATTCTAAGAATTTTAATGGACCGTTAGCGATAAGATATCCAAGAGGCGGAGATGTATTTACTGAAGGTTTTAAAGTACAAAAAGAATTTACTTTTGGTAAGTGGGAGATTATTACAGAAGGCGAAAATATAGCAATAATAGCAGTTGGAAAAATGGTTCAATTTGCAAATGAAGCTGTAATGAAATTAAAAGAAGAAGGTATTAATATAACGTTAATTAATGCTGTATTTGTTAAGCCTCTAGATTATACTTTATTGGATGAAATTAAGAAACATTATAAAGTTGTAATAACTGTAGAAGATAATGTGATAGCTGGTGGATTTGGATCATACGTAAACCAATATATAAATTCGTCAGAAATAAGTATTAAAAATTTAGGGTATCCAGATGAATTTGTTCCTCATGGAGATATTGATACATTATATAAATTGTATAAATTAGATTCTGAAGGGATATATAATAAAATAAAAGAAGAAATGTAG
- the xseB gene encoding exodeoxyribonuclease VII small subunit, giving the protein MKDFEKKSVALEQIVKNLEDENLTLDKAMKEYEKGVFLAKELMDMLDTAESKINVLTSQGEKKFIDEEEEL; this is encoded by the coding sequence ATGAAAGATTTTGAAAAGAAGTCAGTAGCATTAGAACAGATAGTTAAAAATTTAGAGGATGAAAATTTAACATTAGATAAAGCTATGAAAGAATATGAAAAAGGAGTCTTTCTAGCAAAAGAACTTATGGATATGCTAGATACTGCAGAAAGTAAGATAAATGTATTGACATCTCAAGGCGAGAAGAAATTTATTGATGAAGAGGAAGAGCTATGA
- a CDS encoding NAD(+)/NADH kinase produces MKIGIIINASKDIDGAIIRFVKEKISIYYDNAEILVFDDPNIHKKKITNLDFILVLGGDGTVLRSAKAAIEKEIPILPINIGSLGFITSGELEELEEILKKIINKQYYIEERLVLHCKIQGKHEFNFIALNEVTITKGTLSRIVKYNIDVNDKKYSRFKGDGVIISTPTGSTAYSLSAGGPIIEPSLELISITPICSQNFSIKTMVLNKESKIKVYLSEVKDKVYITIDGQEYVKIDESDIITLTSYDKKIKFIRTDNYDYFNVLNKKILSNGKEY; encoded by the coding sequence ATGAAAATAGGTATAATTATAAATGCTTCTAAAGATATTGATGGTGCAATAATTAGATTTGTAAAAGAAAAAATAAGCATTTACTATGACAATGCAGAAATACTAGTTTTTGATGACCCTAATATACATAAGAAAAAAATCACTAATCTAGATTTTATCTTAGTATTAGGGGGAGATGGAACAGTACTTAGAAGTGCTAAAGCTGCAATAGAAAAAGAAATACCTATTTTGCCTATAAATATTGGATCTTTAGGATTTATAACTTCAGGGGAATTAGAAGAACTGGAGGAAATTTTAAAGAAAATAATTAATAAACAATATTATATAGAAGAGAGATTAGTATTACATTGTAAAATTCAGGGTAAACATGAATTTAACTTTATAGCATTAAATGAAGTTACAATTACTAAGGGCACTCTTTCAAGGATAGTGAAATATAATATTGATGTTAATGATAAAAAGTATAGTAGATTTAAAGGTGATGGTGTTATTATATCTACGCCAACAGGATCTACAGCATATTCATTATCTGCAGGTGGACCTATTATAGAGCCGAGCTTAGAACTTATATCTATAACACCTATTTGTAGTCAAAACTTTTCAATAAAGACTATGGTATTAAATAAAGAATCAAAAATTAAGGTATATCTTAGTGAAGTTAAAGATAAGGTATATATTACTATAGATGGTCAAGAATATGTAAAGATAGATGAAAGTGATATTATAACATTAACAAGTTATGATAAGAAGATAAAATTTATTAGAACAGATAATTATGATTATTTTAATGTATTAAATAAAAAAATATTAAGTAACGGTAAGGAGTATTAA
- the ilvC gene encoding ketol-acid reductoisomerase, with product MAKVYYESDANLNLLKDKTVAVIGYGSQGHAHALNLHESGVNVIVGLYEGSKSWAKAEEAGLKVMVTADAVKNADIIMILVNDEKQAALYKKDILPNLSAGKALVFAHGFSIHFGQIVPPADVDVFLIAPKGPGHTVRSQYLEGRGVPCLIAVHQDATGRAKDIALAYAAGIGGARAGVIETSFKEETETDLFGEQAVLCGGLTALIQAGFETLVEAGYQPEMAYFECCHEMKLIVDLINEGGLNLMRYSISDTAEYGDYITGPKIITEDTKKAMKEVLKDIQEGTFAKNWLLENQINRPYFNAQKRIHREHQIETVGADLRKMMCWLKK from the coding sequence ATGGCAAAAGTATATTATGAAAGCGATGCAAATTTAAATTTATTAAAGGATAAAACAGTAGCTGTTATTGGTTATGGTAGCCAAGGACATGCTCATGCTTTAAATTTACATGAAAGTGGAGTTAATGTTATCGTAGGTTTATATGAAGGAAGTAAGTCTTGGGCTAAGGCTGAAGAAGCAGGATTAAAAGTAATGGTTACTGCTGATGCAGTTAAAAATGCTGATATTATTATGATATTAGTAAATGATGAAAAACAAGCTGCATTATATAAGAAAGATATATTACCAAATTTATCAGCAGGAAAGGCATTAGTATTTGCTCATGGTTTTTCAATTCATTTTGGACAAATTGTTCCACCAGCAGATGTTGATGTATTCTTAATAGCTCCAAAAGGACCAGGACATACTGTAAGAAGTCAATACTTAGAAGGAAGAGGAGTTCCTTGTTTAATTGCTGTACATCAAGATGCAACTGGAAGAGCTAAAGATATTGCTTTAGCTTATGCAGCTGGTATCGGTGGAGCAAGAGCTGGTGTTATCGAAACATCATTTAAAGAAGAAACAGAAACAGATTTATTTGGTGAACAAGCAGTTTTATGTGGAGGTTTAACAGCATTAATTCAAGCTGGATTTGAAACTTTAGTAGAAGCTGGATATCAACCAGAAATGGCTTATTTTGAATGTTGCCATGAAATGAAATTAATTGTAGATCTTATAAATGAAGGTGGACTTAACCTTATGAGATATTCAATCTCTGATACAGCAGAATACGGTGATTATATAACAGGTCCAAAGATAATTACTGAAGATACTAAGAAAGCTATGAAAGAAGTTCTTAAAGACATTCAAGAAGGAACATTTGCTAAGAATTGGTTACTTGAAAATCAAATCAATAGACCATATTTCAATGCACAAAAAAGAATTCATAGAGAACATCAAATTGAAACAGTTGGTGCAGATTTAAGAAAGATGATGTGTTGGTTAAAAAAATAG
- a CDS encoding TlyA family RNA methyltransferase, which produces MTKERLDVVLVNKGFFASRERAKGAIMAGNVFIDNIRVDKCGEKINPDAEIVVKGHDIPYVSRGGLKLEKAIKEFGTNVSNKVCFDIGASTGGFTDCMLMNGATKVYAVDVGYGQLAWKLRTDERVVCMERTNVRYLKKEDIEDIPSFASIDVSFISLKKVVPVVSSLMSEDGEIVALIKPQFEAGRDKVGKKGVVREKETHREVVTDIVNFLKENDFGIIGLTYSPIKGPEGNREYLVYFKKACEDAIDIENSINEVIENSHISL; this is translated from the coding sequence ATGACTAAAGAAAGATTAGATGTAGTATTAGTTAATAAAGGTTTTTTTGCTTCTAGAGAGAGAGCAAAAGGAGCTATAATGGCAGGAAATGTTTTTATAGATAATATACGAGTTGATAAATGTGGTGAAAAGATAAATCCAGATGCAGAGATAGTTGTAAAGGGACATGATATACCTTATGTAAGCAGAGGTGGGTTAAAACTTGAAAAAGCAATAAAAGAATTTGGAACAAATGTTTCAAATAAAGTGTGCTTTGATATAGGAGCATCTACAGGAGGTTTTACTGACTGTATGTTAATGAATGGAGCAACTAAGGTATATGCTGTAGATGTGGGATATGGACAACTAGCATGGAAGCTAAGGACTGATGAACGTGTAGTTTGTATGGAAAGAACAAATGTAAGATATCTAAAAAAAGAAGATATTGAAGATATACCATCTTTTGCATCTATAGATGTTTCGTTTATATCACTAAAAAAAGTTGTACCAGTTGTTTCATCATTAATGAGCGAGGATGGAGAGATTGTTGCATTAATAAAACCGCAATTTGAAGCTGGTAGAGATAAAGTTGGCAAAAAGGGAGTAGTAAGAGAAAAAGAGACACATAGAGAAGTTGTTACTGATATAGTTAATTTTTTAAAAGAGAATGACTTTGGTATTATAGGATTAACGTATTCACCAATAAAAGGACCAGAAGGAAATAGAGAATATTTAGTGTATTTTAAAAAGGCTTGTGAAGATGCTATAGATATAGAAAACAGCATTAATGAGGTTATTGAAAATTCTCATATAAGTTTATAG